The proteins below are encoded in one region of Sporosarcina sp. FSL K6-1508:
- a CDS encoding helix-turn-helix domain-containing protein — protein MEDGLGVSIKDLRLKKRMTLNDVSKKSGLSISFLSQVERSISSVTLTSLKKISEALGVNVSYFFNLQNAQRVSIIRKEKRESRRYQNAKFNFSSLAGSFQNPLFEPIIATLLPGETQIKPYSHEGQEFLYVLEGTLTVILDDKEHFLYPGDSLHIESTTPHTWFNNSNELVNLLIVVASINSSTISKFDRI, from the coding sequence GTGGAGGACGGATTGGGAGTTAGTATTAAAGATTTAAGACTGAAAAAAAGGATGACATTAAATGACGTGTCTAAAAAAAGTGGTCTGTCTATTAGCTTTTTATCGCAAGTAGAACGTTCTATAAGTTCAGTCACATTGACGTCGCTTAAGAAAATATCGGAGGCGCTTGGAGTAAATGTAAGTTATTTTTTTAATTTACAGAATGCACAAAGAGTCAGCATTATAAGGAAAGAAAAACGTGAAAGCCGTAGGTATCAAAATGCCAAATTTAACTTTTCAAGTTTAGCCGGGAGTTTTCAAAACCCATTATTTGAACCAATTATTGCGACACTATTACCAGGTGAAACGCAAATAAAGCCTTATTCACATGAAGGTCAAGAGTTTTTATACGTTTTAGAAGGAACTTTGACGGTCATATTAGATGACAAAGAGCACTTTTTATATCCAGGAGATAGTCTACATATCGAATCAACGACTCCGCATACCTGGTTTAATAATTCTAATGAGCTGGTAAATTTATTAATTGTAGTGGCATCAATTAATAGTAGTACGATAAGCAAATTTGATAGGATTTAA
- the dctP gene encoding TRAP transporter substrate-binding protein DctP, whose translation MKLFRGKKSRTLSILIMATLLGLISACSQGDAEGQAVDGKVYKWRMVTHQIPGTSRYDGTILPFVEAVKKASGGRLIIEPYGADNLFPTTDTFDSVKDGVVEMAAIYTGFWTGKDPIFALGGGTMPGDPIQGFSEHFYRSDQLEPLISKVYEKHGIKNLGAFDYAPEEILLSTVPINSVADFKGKNIRAAGIASIYYGKLGASAISLSAPEIYTGLQLGTVDAAEYNDFLVNKELGLNEITKYVIEPALHVGPSTDKELIVNPKAWDSLPDDLKAIVMTARDEARYNSAVAYGVENQKAKQEWLDSGVEIIQLPDEEVTKMRKVAFDLLLEYKKESAASEEYINAYAQVLYDLGYEEDAGKLGYKK comes from the coding sequence ATGAAGTTATTTAGAGGGAAGAAAAGTAGAACTTTATCAATACTTATCATGGCAACACTACTAGGATTAATATCCGCCTGTTCACAAGGGGATGCAGAAGGACAGGCAGTGGATGGAAAGGTATACAAGTGGAGAATGGTCACACATCAAATTCCAGGTACGTCAAGGTACGACGGTACAATTCTACCATTTGTTGAAGCGGTCAAGAAAGCATCTGGTGGAAGGTTGATAATTGAACCGTACGGTGCAGATAACCTATTTCCTACTACAGATACATTTGATTCCGTAAAAGATGGTGTAGTTGAAATGGCTGCCATTTACACTGGGTTTTGGACGGGGAAAGATCCTATTTTTGCCCTAGGCGGAGGAACAATGCCTGGAGATCCAATACAAGGATTTTCTGAACACTTCTATCGTTCTGATCAATTGGAGCCGTTAATAAGTAAAGTATATGAAAAACATGGCATAAAAAACTTAGGTGCATTTGACTATGCACCAGAAGAAATATTGCTTTCAACAGTACCGATTAATTCGGTTGCTGACTTTAAAGGTAAAAATATCAGAGCTGCGGGAATTGCTAGTATTTATTATGGGAAATTAGGTGCATCAGCAATTTCGTTATCAGCACCGGAAATTTATACCGGATTACAGTTGGGAACTGTAGATGCAGCTGAATACAATGACTTTTTAGTAAACAAGGAGCTTGGACTTAATGAAATAACAAAATACGTTATCGAACCTGCCTTGCATGTAGGACCAAGCACTGACAAAGAATTAATTGTTAATCCTAAAGCGTGGGATTCACTACCTGACGACTTAAAAGCAATTGTTATGACTGCAAGGGATGAGGCGAGATATAATTCGGCAGTAGCTTATGGCGTTGAAAATCAGAAAGCAAAACAAGAATGGTTGGATAGTGGTGTAGAAATTATTCAGTTACCTGATGAAGAAGTAACAAAAATGCGGAAAGTTGCTTTTGATTTACTACTCGAATACAAAAAAGAAAGTGCTGCAAGTGAAGAATATATTAATGCCTATGCACAAGTTTTATATGATTTGGGATATGAAGAAGATGCGGGAAAACTGGGGTATAAAAAATAG
- a CDS encoding TRAP transporter small permease subunit yields MVKSKMRSILRAIDKISYWSGKIVSFLIIPLTLVICYTIIMRKFFSSAPDWGFEVPIFLYGIGIMIAGAEVLRVNGHISVDVIPRLLPAKAQVILKIFSSTIIIIVCLFMAWQGYNSALSSTLINEHSSHQSSFNPPIWWFRWFIPLSAILVLLQAIRQLANEILELLGKENEDVT; encoded by the coding sequence GTGGTGAAGAGTAAAATGAGAAGTATTCTTAGGGCAATAGATAAAATATCTTATTGGTCGGGGAAAATCGTGAGCTTTTTAATCATACCGCTAACGCTTGTTATATGTTACACCATTATAATGAGAAAATTTTTTTCAAGTGCACCAGACTGGGGATTTGAAGTACCAATCTTTCTATATGGGATTGGCATCATGATTGCTGGTGCAGAGGTCCTCCGCGTAAATGGGCATATATCTGTTGACGTTATTCCAAGACTACTGCCGGCAAAGGCTCAAGTTATTTTGAAAATATTCTCATCGACAATAATAATTATTGTTTGCCTGTTTATGGCTTGGCAGGGATACAATTCTGCGTTAAGTTCTACATTAATTAATGAACACTCTTCCCATCAAAGTTCATTTAACCCTCCAATTTGGTGGTTTAGGTGGTTCATTCCTCTTTCTGCCATATTAGTTCTTTTGCAGGCAATTAGGCAACTAGCCAATGAAATTCTTGAACTCCTGGGAAAGGAAAATGAAGATGTTACTTGA
- a CDS encoding TRAP transporter large permease: MLLEYAPIIMFIVLLLLLFLGVPIAFSLSFTGLVFAYFLWGIQSTSLLTSAVWGVMNNFTLIAIPLFIFMSILLEKSNIIADLYDAVYKWSGGLRGGLAIATIIVGAIIGAISGVVAAGVIGLGLIALPQMLKYKYQENLSLGAVMAGGTLGQLIPPSLNMVVYGAITGVSVTSLFAGGLGTGVFLASLFVIYILVRSFLQKDLAPALEKEKRATLNEKVVALKSIILPMLLIFIVLGTIFTGTATPTEGAAVGVLGTLVISLITKRLNLKGFMSALYETLKMSGMVGWILAGAACFSSVFSGVGGNRLVSDMAQSAPGGKWGVLVFSLIFIIILGMFLETMALIMLAAPIISPLIADAGFDPLWWGIVFMVVLQLAYLTPPFGFAIFYLKSAVSDKIPIERIYKATLPFIVLQLIAAIIFILFPGLALWIPELLKK, from the coding sequence ATGTTACTTGAATATGCACCGATAATCATGTTTATTGTTTTGCTTTTATTGCTTTTTTTAGGGGTTCCAATCGCTTTTTCTTTAAGTTTTACGGGCCTTGTATTTGCTTACTTTTTATGGGGGATACAAAGTACAAGTCTCTTAACTAGTGCCGTCTGGGGTGTGATGAATAACTTCACACTTATTGCAATTCCGTTATTTATATTTATGTCAATACTATTGGAAAAGTCAAATATAATTGCTGATCTATATGATGCAGTTTATAAATGGTCTGGTGGTTTACGAGGTGGTTTGGCCATTGCAACTATTATTGTTGGAGCAATTATTGGTGCAATATCAGGTGTAGTTGCTGCTGGTGTAATTGGATTAGGCTTAATTGCTTTACCTCAAATGTTGAAATATAAATACCAGGAAAATTTAAGTCTAGGTGCTGTTATGGCTGGCGGTACCCTAGGTCAGTTAATACCCCCAAGCTTAAATATGGTAGTTTACGGTGCGATAACCGGTGTTTCTGTTACAAGTCTTTTTGCTGGTGGATTGGGAACGGGAGTTTTTCTTGCTAGCTTGTTTGTTATCTATATTTTAGTACGTTCTTTTCTTCAAAAAGATTTAGCGCCAGCTCTTGAAAAGGAAAAAAGGGCAACGTTGAATGAAAAGGTTGTCGCATTAAAATCAATAATTCTTCCCATGCTTTTAATTTTTATTGTATTAGGAACAATATTTACAGGAACTGCTACTCCTACCGAGGGTGCCGCTGTAGGGGTTTTAGGGACATTAGTTATTAGTTTAATTACTAAAAGACTTAATTTGAAAGGGTTCATGTCCGCTCTATATGAAACACTTAAAATGTCAGGAATGGTCGGTTGGATACTTGCTGGGGCAGCATGCTTTAGTTCGGTATTCTCAGGAGTAGGTGGAAATCGATTAGTGTCAGATATGGCCCAATCTGCACCGGGTGGAAAATGGGGCGTACTTGTATTCTCTTTAATATTTATAATCATTTTGGGAATGTTTTTAGAAACAATGGCCTTAATTATGTTAGCCGCACCTATTATTTCTCCACTAATTGCCGATGCCGGCTTTGATCCGTTGTGGTGGGGGATTGTCTTTATGGTTGTTTTACAACTAGCTTACTTAACACCGCCGTTTGGATTTGCAATATTCTATTTGAAGAGTGCAGTTAGTGACAAGATTCCAATTGAGAGAATTTATAAAGCAACATTACCATTTATTGTATTGCAGCTTATAGCTGCTATAATATTTATTCTTTTCCCAGGGTTAGCCCTATGGATTCCTGAACTATTAAAAAAATAG
- the dapA gene encoding 4-hydroxy-tetrahydrodipicolinate synthase: MVKLEGVFPVLITPMINEREIDWEGFKNNIEHFINAGVTGLTINGSTGEFVSLTREERYKAVEVAVAQVNGRIPLIVGTAAETTADAIEFTQQAEQAGADASLLINSYYSHPKENEIYEHFKAVAESVKFPVMIYNNPFTSGVDISTETILKVGRDVENITHIKESSGGIGKARDIARQGAGFIKVFCGSEDLAIESLLVGATGWISVSGNIAPRLVTDMYNHVQNNELDQAWALYDRLLPLCEFLEGSGKYVQIVKRAMDLQGLAGGPCRRPRLPLNEEEEAKLKELLQSLETVTN, translated from the coding sequence ATGGTAAAACTTGAAGGGGTATTCCCAGTACTAATTACACCAATGATCAATGAAAGGGAAATCGATTGGGAAGGATTCAAAAATAACATCGAGCATTTCATCAATGCGGGTGTGACAGGTCTTACAATTAACGGCAGTACGGGCGAATTCGTCAGCTTGACAAGGGAAGAGCGCTATAAAGCAGTTGAAGTAGCAGTTGCACAAGTCAACGGTCGAATTCCATTGATAGTTGGTACGGCGGCCGAAACGACAGCAGATGCGATTGAATTTACACAACAGGCTGAACAGGCTGGTGCGGACGCTTCATTGCTGATCAACTCGTATTATTCACACCCGAAAGAGAACGAAATCTATGAACACTTCAAGGCTGTTGCAGAATCTGTTAAATTCCCGGTGATGATTTACAATAACCCATTTACATCGGGCGTCGACATTAGCACGGAAACGATTCTAAAAGTCGGACGTGACGTTGAAAACATTACGCATATTAAAGAATCAAGCGGTGGCATCGGCAAAGCGCGTGATATTGCCCGACAGGGCGCAGGTTTCATTAAAGTATTCTGCGGATCTGAGGACCTTGCAATCGAATCGCTACTTGTCGGTGCAACGGGATGGATTTCTGTATCGGGGAACATTGCACCACGCCTTGTGACGGACATGTACAACCATGTTCAAAATAATGAATTGGACCAGGCTTGGGCACTTTATGATAGACTTCTGCCGCTTTGCGAATTTCTTGAAGGGTCCGGAAAATACGTTCAAATCGTTAAAAGAGCAATGGATCTGCAAGGGTTAGCGGGCGGACCATGCCGCAGACCGAGACTTCCGCTTAACGAAGAGGAAGAAGCGAAATTGAAAGAACTTCTACAAAGCTTGGAAACGGTCACTAACTAA
- a CDS encoding aldehyde dehydrogenase family protein, producing MEATDYKLKPKVQEFLQGVKGLYIDGEYVPAISGKTFDVINPATEEVIVQVSEAQAEDVDIAVAAARKAFDEGEWTKMETAERSHLIYKFADLLEEHREELAQLEALDNGKPYAVALADDVDGTVQHFRYYAGWATKMVGQTIPVSKDYLNYTVHEAVGVVGQIIPWNFPLAMAAWKLGSALAVGCTVVIKPASETPLSLLYVAKLFKDAGFPNGVVNVIPGAGRVAGDAIVGHKDVDKVAFTGSTAVGKGIMRKAADQLKGVTLELGGKSPSIILEDADLEEAIEGAFNGTMYNHGQNCSACTRVFVHRSHYDRVVNELVERANALKLGPGMDSETEMGPLVSAKQQQTVLDYIEKGKAEGARLVAGGSKAFDKGYYVQPTIFADVEDDMTIAREEIFGPVLSIFVFDTVEEVIRRANDSIYGLAASVWTENIKTGHYVAKKLQAGTVWINDFGIEIETMPFGGYKQSGIGREMGGEYGLANYTEVKSVFVNIKQ from the coding sequence ATGGAAGCAACAGACTATAAACTGAAACCAAAAGTGCAGGAATTTTTGCAAGGCGTCAAAGGGCTTTATATTGACGGGGAATATGTACCAGCAATTAGCGGGAAAACATTCGATGTCATTAATCCGGCGACCGAAGAAGTGATCGTGCAAGTAAGTGAAGCGCAAGCAGAAGATGTTGATATAGCGGTTGCCGCTGCGAGAAAAGCGTTTGATGAAGGTGAATGGACGAAGATGGAGACAGCTGAACGTTCTCATCTTATCTATAAGTTTGCAGATTTATTGGAAGAACACCGTGAAGAGCTTGCGCAACTGGAAGCACTGGATAACGGCAAGCCTTATGCAGTAGCGCTAGCAGATGATGTGGATGGCACGGTTCAGCATTTCAGATACTACGCGGGCTGGGCGACGAAAATGGTCGGACAAACAATCCCTGTGTCCAAGGATTACTTGAATTACACCGTACACGAAGCTGTTGGTGTTGTTGGACAAATTATTCCTTGGAACTTCCCGCTAGCGATGGCTGCTTGGAAGCTCGGCTCGGCACTTGCGGTCGGCTGTACGGTCGTCATCAAGCCTGCAAGTGAAACGCCACTATCTCTTCTATATGTGGCAAAGCTATTCAAAGATGCCGGATTCCCTAACGGTGTTGTCAACGTTATACCTGGCGCCGGTCGAGTTGCCGGAGATGCGATTGTTGGGCATAAGGATGTGGATAAAGTTGCATTTACGGGCTCAACGGCTGTCGGAAAAGGCATTATGCGAAAAGCGGCTGATCAGCTCAAAGGCGTTACCCTTGAGCTTGGCGGAAAATCGCCGAGCATCATCCTGGAAGATGCCGACCTTGAAGAAGCCATTGAAGGGGCATTTAACGGCACGATGTATAACCATGGACAAAACTGTAGCGCTTGTACACGCGTCTTCGTTCACCGGTCGCATTATGACCGCGTAGTGAATGAGTTAGTCGAACGTGCAAATGCGCTGAAGCTCGGACCTGGCATGGATTCGGAAACGGAAATGGGTCCACTCGTTTCAGCAAAACAGCAACAGACGGTTCTCGACTATATCGAAAAAGGAAAAGCGGAAGGTGCACGTCTTGTCGCAGGTGGCAGCAAAGCGTTCGATAAAGGTTACTATGTGCAACCGACAATTTTTGCAGATGTAGAAGATGACATGACGATTGCGCGAGAGGAAATCTTCGGACCTGTCCTATCCATTTTTGTTTTTGATACGGTGGAAGAAGTGATCCGACGTGCAAATGATAGTATCTATGGGCTTGCAGCGAGCGTCTGGACAGAAAATATCAAAACGGGCCATTATGTTGCAAAGAAATTGCAAGCAGGGACGGTCTGGATCAACGACTTTGGTATCGAAATCGAGACAATGCCGTTTGGCGGCTACAAACAATCCGGTATTGGCCGTGAAATGGGCGGAGAATACGGTTTGGCGAACTATACTGAAGTAAAAAGTGTATTCGTGAACATCAAACAGTAA
- a CDS encoding sensor histidine kinase: protein MQSWYSIFPKNPWLSIYAWAVFCLLPFFFIFRSSSPIEIAIGISLVLLFFLSYRFSFKSKSGLVYMWISFEIVINVVMTLLFGYVYLSIFTAFFIGNIRNPIGFFIIYGLHIAITVVAIVIGFFIELELFISQIHFIIITVIGTVLLPFNLYNRNKRENLVDQLEDANERISELIILEERERISRDLHDTLGQKLSLIGLKSDLAGKLVSRDPRAAERELRDIRQTASTALKEVRELVAGMRATKLEDEVIRIQQMLKAAEMEYKIEGNPSFANIPAIVESVMSMCLKEAVTNVVKHSFGTTCCVSFHHLPNEFVINVEDDGIGIARGGETSPGNGLTGMRERLEFVNGSLRVEGGEGTKLSIRVPAVIQHIMESD, encoded by the coding sequence ATGCAGAGTTGGTACAGTATTTTTCCGAAAAATCCATGGCTCAGTATTTACGCATGGGCAGTATTTTGTCTTCTTCCATTCTTTTTCATCTTCAGATCATCGTCACCGATCGAAATTGCTATCGGCATTTCATTGGTATTATTATTTTTCCTGTCGTACCGGTTTTCATTCAAATCGAAGAGCGGCCTCGTTTATATGTGGATCAGTTTCGAAATTGTGATTAACGTAGTAATGACGCTGTTATTCGGGTATGTTTACTTATCGATATTCACTGCGTTTTTCATTGGTAATATCCGAAACCCAATTGGATTTTTCATCATATACGGGCTGCATATTGCAATTACGGTTGTTGCGATTGTCATAGGTTTTTTCATTGAACTCGAATTGTTTATTTCACAAATCCATTTCATCATCATTACTGTGATTGGTACGGTGCTGTTGCCGTTTAATCTATACAATCGAAATAAGCGTGAAAACTTGGTTGATCAATTAGAAGATGCGAATGAACGGATTTCTGAGCTGATTATTTTAGAGGAACGGGAACGGATTTCCCGGGATTTACACGATACACTCGGTCAAAAGTTATCGCTGATTGGTTTGAAAAGTGACTTGGCTGGAAAATTGGTGTCTCGTGATCCAAGGGCGGCTGAAAGAGAATTGCGCGATATAAGGCAAACTGCAAGCACGGCGCTGAAAGAGGTACGGGAGTTAGTTGCAGGGATGCGGGCAACGAAACTGGAAGATGAAGTCATCCGCATTCAGCAAATGTTAAAGGCAGCTGAAATGGAGTACAAAATCGAGGGCAATCCTTCATTCGCTAATATCCCGGCGATCGTCGAAAGTGTCATGAGCATGTGTTTGAAAGAAGCTGTGACAAATGTCGTGAAACATAGTTTCGGAACGACTTGCTGTGTTTCGTTCCATCATTTACCGAATGAATTTGTCATTAATGTAGAAGACGATGGAATTGGAATCGCAAGAGGCGGAGAGACGTCACCGGGGAATGGTTTGACAGGAATGCGGGAACGTCTTGAGTTTGTCAACGGAAGCCTTCGTGTCGAGGGCGGCGAGGGAACGAAATTATCGATTCGTGTTCCTGCGGTCATACAACATATTATGGAGAGTGATTGA
- a CDS encoding response regulator transcription factor: protein MIRIVIAEDQGMMLGALGSLLNMEDDMEVVGKAKNGEEAVALVKEHQPDVCIMDIEMPLMTGLDAAEALHGEECKIIILTTFARTGYFERARKAGVRGYLLKDSPIEELVSSIRTIMDGRRIYAPELVDIAYGDGDETVNPLTDRETQVLSLIAEGKTTKEIAGELFLTPGTVRNYISTILDKLDVGNRIEAISRFKEKGWFK from the coding sequence GTGATTCGAATTGTTATAGCGGAAGATCAAGGGATGATGCTTGGAGCACTAGGATCATTATTGAATATGGAAGATGATATGGAAGTGGTCGGCAAGGCGAAAAATGGCGAAGAAGCGGTCGCATTGGTGAAAGAACATCAGCCCGATGTCTGCATTATGGACATTGAAATGCCTCTTATGACGGGACTTGACGCAGCGGAAGCTCTCCATGGCGAGGAGTGTAAAATTATCATTTTGACGACATTTGCCAGAACCGGTTATTTTGAACGAGCTCGAAAAGCGGGCGTACGTGGCTATTTGTTGAAAGACAGTCCAATCGAGGAGCTTGTTAGTTCAATCCGGACGATTATGGACGGCAGACGGATTTACGCACCGGAACTTGTAGACATTGCTTACGGAGACGGGGATGAAACGGTAAATCCACTAACGGACCGCGAAACCCAAGTACTCTCGCTAATCGCCGAGGGAAAGACGACAAAAGAAATCGCGGGCGAGTTGTTTTTGACGCCGGGGACGGTGCGGAATTATATCTCCACCATTTTGGATAAGCTGGACGTCGGTAACCGGATTGAAGCAATTTCCCGATTTAAGGAGAAGGGCTGGTTTAAGTGA
- the kynU gene encoding kynureninase: MFGIDYAKGLDEKDSLAKYRDEFYLLKDTIYMDGNSLGLFSKRAERTLHDLLESWKTLGIDGWTEGDNPWFYLSESVGEKMAPLVGGTSGEVIATGSTTTNLHQLAATFYKPSGAKTKILADELNFPSDIYALKSQLALKGFNPDEHLVQVKSRDSRFLYEEDIIEAMTDDIALIVLPAVLYRSGQILDMEKLTKAANEKGIPIGFDLCHSIGAVEHALHDWGADFAFWCTYKHLNGGPGSVAGLFVHDKHFGTAPGLAGWFGSKKESQFDMSHTMDPAMDAAAYQIGTPHVLSLAPVIGALELFEEVGIKNVREKSLQLTDYMLVLIQKELSNHNFTIGNPVDESRGGHILLEHVEAARICKALKEDGVIPDFRAPNGVRLAPVALYNSFEDVWHTVQKLKQIMDEKRYEKFENKRGVVA; this comes from the coding sequence ATGTTTGGAATCGATTATGCAAAGGGGCTTGACGAAAAGGATAGCCTCGCAAAATACAGAGACGAGTTTTATTTACTAAAAGACACGATCTATATGGATGGAAATTCACTCGGTTTATTTTCAAAACGGGCGGAGCGTACGCTTCATGATTTGCTTGAATCATGGAAAACACTTGGCATCGACGGTTGGACAGAGGGGGACAATCCTTGGTTTTATTTATCGGAGTCGGTCGGTGAAAAAATGGCGCCGCTTGTCGGGGGAACAAGTGGCGAGGTCATTGCAACAGGCTCAACTACAACGAACCTGCATCAGCTGGCCGCGACATTTTACAAACCATCCGGGGCTAAAACAAAAATTCTTGCCGATGAACTCAACTTCCCTTCAGATATTTATGCACTTAAAAGCCAGCTGGCACTTAAAGGCTTTAATCCGGATGAACATCTTGTCCAAGTGAAAAGCAGAGATAGCAGATTTTTATATGAAGAAGACATCATCGAGGCGATGACAGATGATATTGCACTTATTGTACTGCCAGCAGTCTTATACCGAAGTGGGCAAATACTCGATATGGAGAAACTCACGAAAGCTGCGAATGAAAAAGGAATCCCAATCGGTTTTGATTTATGTCATTCGATCGGTGCAGTTGAACATGCGCTGCACGACTGGGGTGCGGACTTTGCATTTTGGTGTACATATAAGCATTTGAACGGTGGACCCGGCTCCGTCGCGGGATTGTTCGTTCATGACAAGCATTTTGGCACTGCACCGGGATTAGCGGGTTGGTTTGGTTCAAAAAAAGAATCACAATTTGATATGAGTCATACGATGGATCCTGCAATGGATGCCGCCGCCTATCAAATCGGAACGCCTCACGTACTAAGTCTAGCACCGGTCATTGGTGCGCTCGAATTGTTTGAAGAGGTAGGCATTAAAAACGTTCGTGAAAAGTCACTTCAGCTGACGGACTATATGTTGGTATTAATTCAAAAGGAACTGTCCAATCACAACTTCACAATTGGGAACCCGGTAGACGAATCACGCGGCGGTCATATTTTACTTGAACATGTTGAGGCGGCCCGTATTTGCAAAGCGTTGAAAGAAGATGGAGTAATTCCGGACTTTCGTGCACCAAACGGTGTCCGACTTGCACCGGTTGCACTTTACAATTCTTTCGAAGACGTCTGGCATACTGTGCAGAAACTAAAACAAATCATGGATGAAAAACGTTACGAAAAATTTGAAAATAAAAGAGGTGTTGTCGCATGA
- the kynB gene encoding arylformamidase encodes MTGQWIDISQPLQNNIAEWPGDTPFSYEVAYTKAETGSVNIGKLSTSTHMGTHIDAPFHFDDNGMKVLDLPIDLYIGRARVVDVSGKESVGRADLEEIDFGGAERILLKTGSRPDPDVFPENFTYLCADIGPFLKERGVRLIGVDSPSVDPETSKTVEAHHSLNDNDVLILENIVLSEVEPGDYELIALPLPLKDGDGSPVRAVVRSLEGGQISHD; translated from the coding sequence ATGACGGGGCAATGGATTGATATTTCACAACCACTTCAAAATAATATCGCCGAATGGCCTGGTGACACGCCATTTTCTTATGAAGTTGCGTATACCAAAGCTGAAACGGGCTCAGTCAATATCGGCAAATTGTCGACAAGTACCCATATGGGAACGCATATCGATGCACCGTTCCACTTTGATGACAACGGAATGAAAGTACTTGATCTACCAATTGATTTATATATCGGGCGGGCGCGTGTAGTTGACGTTTCAGGAAAAGAGAGTGTGGGACGTGCTGATCTGGAGGAAATCGATTTCGGTGGGGCAGAACGGATTTTATTGAAAACAGGAAGCCGACCTGACCCGGATGTATTCCCGGAAAACTTCACATATTTGTGTGCGGATATCGGTCCTTTTCTGAAGGAGAGAGGGGTTCGGCTCATCGGCGTCGACTCACCATCCGTTGATCCGGAAACGAGCAAGACGGTAGAAGCACACCATTCGCTCAATGATAACGATGTGCTGATTTTGGAGAACATTGTGCTCAGTGAAGTGGAGCCGGGCGATTATGAACTAATTGCGTTGCCACTTCCGTTAAAAGACGGCGACGGCAGTCCCGTTCGTGCTGTAGTGCGATCACTTGAAGGGGGTCAAATCAGCCATGACTGA
- the kynA gene encoding tryptophan 2,3-dioxygenase has translation MTEKGIHTDFKDNMTYGEYLNLDKLLTSQQRLSGHHDEMLFIVIHQVSELWMKLILHELNTAIDLIEKDELPEAFKMLARVSKTQTQIIQAWDVLATLTPAEYMEFRDSLGRASGFQSYQNRLIEFALGYKQSHILKIYEKDPELASDLEAAFRAPGIYDVAIRALARAGFAINPELLKRDFSVTYKGDSSVADAWLEVYRNVDEHWNLYQLAEKLVDIEDSHQQWRFRHMKTVERIIGFKMGTGGSSGVNYLKSVLDHQFFPELWDVRTKL, from the coding sequence ATGACTGAAAAAGGGATTCATACAGATTTTAAAGACAATATGACCTATGGTGAGTATTTGAATCTCGACAAATTGCTGACGAGCCAGCAACGCTTGTCCGGCCATCATGATGAAATGCTGTTCATTGTCATTCATCAAGTGAGCGAGTTGTGGATGAAACTCATTTTGCATGAGCTCAATACTGCCATTGACTTAATTGAAAAAGACGAACTGCCGGAAGCGTTTAAAATGCTGGCGCGGGTGTCGAAAACACAAACGCAAATTATCCAGGCGTGGGATGTGCTGGCGACACTGACACCTGCAGAATACATGGAATTCCGGGACAGTTTAGGCCGCGCGTCAGGCTTCCAGTCGTACCAAAATCGACTTATTGAGTTCGCGCTCGGTTATAAGCAATCGCATATCTTGAAGATTTATGAGAAGGATCCCGAACTTGCAAGTGATCTAGAAGCGGCATTCCGCGCACCGGGTATTTACGATGTGGCAATACGTGCGCTTGCGAGAGCCGGCTTTGCAATAAACCCCGAGCTGCTTAAACGCGATTTCTCTGTTACATATAAAGGAGACTCGTCGGTGGCGGACGCATGGCTGGAGGTATACCGCAATGTTGATGAGCACTGGAACTTATATCAGCTAGCAGAGAAACTCGTTGATATTGAAGACAGTCATCAGCAGTGGCGCTTCCGTCATATGAAAACAGTTGAACGAATTATCGGCTTCAAGATGGGGACGGGCGGCTCGTCAGGTGTGAATTACTTGAAGTCGGTCTTGGATCATCAGTTCTTTCCGGAGCTATGGGATGTACGGACGAAATTATAA